The Citrifermentans bemidjiense Bem genome window below encodes:
- the selA gene encoding L-seryl-tRNA(Sec) selenium transferase — protein sequence MQEEVPVQQLKMIPKVDRVLEWEAVRKLLATYPRELVLRAVRSVLDKLRSGARAGGLDDSAFLEPAVCAAVAHELAQLSRPSLQRVINGSGIVIHTNLGRSILPEAARNALNTIAFSYSNLEFDLEAGVRGSRYSHVEALLCELTGAEAAIVVNNNAAAVLLSLSSMAAGREAVVSRGELVEIGGSFRIPEVMRLSGVTLREVGTTNRTHPRDYSSAANEQTAVFLKVHCSNFAVLGFTAEVTAQELVALGAAAGVPVLADMGSGNLIDLSGRLPVPEPTVQEFVRAGVDVITFSGDKLLGGPQAGIIVGKKPFIEAMKKHQLLRALRMDKLTLASLEATLALYRDEMVALKEVPTLRMLTATLPELTARAKKISAFLRRRTPQGISFKLSEGFSQAGGGTLPLLNLPSMLIEVAVEGLSPNDIESRLRKSEIPVIGRINKNAFLLDPRTLLDSDLSDLAAAISALAG from the coding sequence ATGCAGGAGGAGGTGCCCGTGCAGCAGCTTAAAATGATCCCGAAGGTTGATCGGGTCCTCGAGTGGGAGGCGGTGCGCAAGCTTCTGGCCACCTACCCAAGGGAGTTGGTGCTGCGAGCCGTCCGCAGCGTGCTGGATAAGCTGCGCAGCGGCGCCCGTGCCGGCGGTCTCGACGATTCGGCTTTCCTTGAACCCGCAGTCTGCGCCGCAGTGGCCCACGAACTAGCCCAGCTCTCCAGGCCGAGCCTCCAGAGGGTGATCAACGGCTCCGGCATCGTGATACACACAAACTTGGGACGCTCCATCCTCCCCGAAGCCGCCCGCAACGCCCTTAACACCATAGCCTTCTCCTATTCGAACCTTGAGTTCGACCTCGAAGCCGGGGTGCGCGGCAGCCGCTACAGCCACGTGGAGGCTCTCCTTTGCGAACTGACCGGGGCCGAGGCCGCCATTGTGGTCAACAACAACGCCGCGGCAGTGCTTCTCTCGCTGAGTTCGATGGCCGCCGGCCGCGAGGCGGTGGTTTCGCGCGGGGAGCTGGTGGAAATCGGCGGCTCTTTCCGCATTCCCGAGGTGATGCGGCTTTCGGGCGTGACGCTGAGGGAGGTGGGGACAACGAACCGCACCCATCCCAGGGACTACAGCAGCGCGGCAAACGAGCAGACCGCAGTGTTTCTCAAGGTGCACTGCAGCAATTTCGCCGTCCTTGGCTTCACCGCAGAGGTGACCGCCCAGGAGTTGGTAGCGCTTGGGGCCGCGGCCGGGGTCCCGGTATTGGCCGACATGGGAAGCGGCAACCTGATCGACCTCTCGGGACGCTTGCCGGTCCCGGAGCCGACGGTGCAGGAGTTCGTGCGCGCGGGGGTCGACGTCATCACCTTCAGCGGCGACAAGCTCCTGGGAGGCCCGCAGGCAGGGATCATCGTCGGGAAAAAACCGTTTATCGAGGCGATGAAGAAGCACCAGTTGCTGCGCGCGCTCAGGATGGACAAGCTCACCCTCGCGAGCCTGGAGGCGACGCTCGCCCTGTACCGGGACGAGATGGTCGCGCTCAAGGAAGTGCCGACGCTGAGGATGCTGACCGCCACCCTCCCCGAGTTGACGGCGCGGGCGAAAAAGATCAGCGCATTTTTGCGCCGCCGCACGCCGCAGGGGATCAGCTTCAAGCTGAGCGAAGGGTTCTCCCAGGCAGGAGGCGGGACACTGCCGCTTTTGAACCTGCCCAGCATGCTGATTGAGGTCGCCGTCGAGGGGCTCTCCCCCAACGACATCGAGTCGCGGCTCAGGAAATCGGAGATCCCGGTCATCGGCAGGATCAACAAGAACGCCTTCCTGCTCGACCCCCGCACCCTGCTGGACAGCGACCTTTCGGATCTGGCCGCGGCCATCTCCGCCCTGGCAGGCTAG
- the ispD gene encoding 2-C-methyl-D-erythritol 4-phosphate cytidylyltransferase yields the protein MSRIYALIPAAGMGKRMGAGSNKQYLLLDGMPILARTVAAFEAAPFIDGIYLVSPEQEIPFCRSEVVDHYGFSKVRAIVPGGAERQHSVCNGLDAMADAADDDLVLIHDGVRPFVSQEMLEAAADAAREHGASVVAVPVKDTVKVVKGGVISETPPREELWLAQTPQAFRYGLIRDAHARAKAEGYLGTDDASLVEHQGGEVRIVTGDYRNIKITTPEDLVLAEAFLKGKG from the coding sequence TTGAGCAGGATTTACGCGCTGATACCTGCCGCCGGAATGGGCAAAAGGATGGGTGCCGGCTCCAACAAGCAGTACCTGCTGCTGGACGGCATGCCGATTCTCGCCCGCACCGTCGCAGCCTTCGAGGCGGCCCCCTTCATAGACGGGATCTACCTCGTTTCGCCGGAGCAGGAGATCCCGTTTTGCCGCAGCGAGGTGGTCGACCATTACGGTTTTTCCAAGGTGCGCGCCATCGTCCCCGGCGGGGCCGAGCGGCAGCACTCGGTCTGCAACGGGCTGGACGCCATGGCTGACGCTGCTGACGACGACCTGGTGCTGATCCACGACGGGGTGCGCCCTTTCGTTTCGCAAGAGATGCTGGAAGCCGCCGCTGACGCCGCCAGGGAACATGGCGCATCCGTGGTCGCGGTCCCGGTGAAGGACACGGTGAAGGTGGTGAAAGGCGGCGTCATCTCCGAAACCCCGCCTCGCGAAGAGCTCTGGTTGGCGCAAACGCCGCAGGCTTTCCGCTATGGCCTGATCCGCGATGCCCACGCGCGTGCAAAGGCGGAAGGGTATCTGGGGACCGACGATGCGTCCCTCGTCGAGCATCAGGGGGGAGAGGTGCGCATCGTCACGGGCGACTACCGCAACATCAAGATCACGACGCCCGAGGACCTGGTCCTTGCCGAGGCGTTTTTGAAAGGAAAGGGATGA
- the ispF gene encoding 2-C-methyl-D-erythritol 2,4-cyclodiphosphate synthase, with protein sequence MRIGHGYDVHRLVEGRKLILGGVDVPYAKGLLGHSDADVLLHAISDAILGAIGEGDIGRHFPDTDPAYKGADSIKLLQHVMGLADAKGYRIGNVDATVVAQRPKLAPFIQQMRQNIARALATDDDRVNVKATTTEELGFAGRGEGIAAYGVALLERKER encoded by the coding sequence ATGCGTATCGGGCACGGTTACGACGTTCACAGGCTGGTGGAAGGGCGCAAGCTGATCCTCGGAGGGGTCGACGTCCCTTACGCCAAGGGGCTCCTCGGGCACTCCGACGCGGACGTACTTTTGCACGCCATCTCCGACGCCATCCTGGGAGCCATCGGCGAGGGGGACATCGGCCGCCACTTCCCGGACACCGATCCCGCCTACAAGGGGGCCGACAGCATCAAGCTCCTGCAGCACGTCATGGGGCTTGCCGACGCGAAGGGGTACCGCATCGGCAACGTCGACGCCACCGTCGTGGCCCAGCGTCCGAAGCTGGCCCCTTTCATCCAACAGATGCGGCAGAACATCGCCCGGGCGCTCGCCACCGACGACGACCGGGTCAACGTGAAGGCGACCACGACCGAGGAGCTCGGTTTCGCCGGCCGCGGCGAGGGGATCGCCGCCTACGGAGTCGCCTTGTTGGAGCGCAAGGAGCGCTAG
- a CDS encoding glutamine--tRNA ligase/YqeY domain fusion protein, which translates to MTDTKTAEASAPEKAANFIRNIVTDDLKNGKHTGIVTRFPPEPNGYLHIGHAKSICLNFGLALDFGGRCHLRFDDTNPTKEDIEYEDSIKENVKWLGFDWGQHMYYASNYFEQFYNYAVLLIEKGLAYVDSLSADEMRALRGTLNEPGKESPYRSRGVEENLDLFRRMRAGEFEEGSNVLRLKIDMASPNINLRDPVIYRIRKVEHHRTGDAWCIYPMYDYAHCISDAIEGITHSVCTLEFEDHRPLYDWVLDQLPVKCHPQQIEFARLNLSYTVMSKRKLLELVQEKLVDGWDDPRMPTLVGLRRRGFTPQSIVNFCETIGVGKSDSFIDMSILEESVREDLNVRAPRAMSVLRPLKLVIEGYPEGESEEFEAANHPNDPEMGTRKVPFSKTVYIERDDFQEEPAKGFFRLAPGREVRLRYAYIIRCESVVKDENGEIVEVRCSYDTGSRGGSAPDGRKIKGTIHWVSADHAVDAEVRLYDRLFSTPNPGGKNEPDYRSSINPKSIEVLSGCKLEPSLAGATLENRYQFERLGYFCLDSKDSKPEALVFNRTATLRDSWSEQKK; encoded by the coding sequence ATGACCGACACCAAGACAGCAGAAGCCTCGGCCCCCGAAAAGGCCGCCAACTTCATCAGGAACATCGTCACCGACGACCTTAAAAACGGCAAGCACACCGGCATCGTCACCCGGTTCCCGCCGGAGCCCAACGGTTACCTGCACATAGGGCACGCGAAGTCGATCTGCCTCAACTTCGGTCTCGCGCTTGACTTCGGCGGGCGCTGCCACCTGCGCTTCGACGACACCAACCCCACCAAAGAAGACATCGAGTACGAGGACTCCATCAAGGAGAACGTGAAGTGGCTCGGCTTCGACTGGGGCCAGCACATGTACTACGCCTCGAACTACTTCGAGCAGTTCTACAACTATGCGGTGCTCTTGATCGAGAAAGGGCTGGCCTACGTCGATTCCCTCTCGGCAGACGAGATGCGGGCCCTGCGCGGCACGCTGAACGAGCCGGGCAAGGAAAGCCCGTACCGCAGCCGCGGCGTCGAGGAGAACCTCGACCTCTTCCGCCGCATGCGCGCCGGCGAGTTCGAAGAGGGATCCAACGTCCTCAGGCTGAAGATCGACATGGCGTCGCCCAACATCAACCTGCGCGACCCGGTCATCTACCGCATCCGCAAGGTAGAGCACCACCGAACCGGCGACGCCTGGTGCATCTACCCGATGTACGACTACGCGCACTGCATCTCCGACGCCATCGAGGGGATCACCCACTCCGTCTGCACCCTTGAGTTCGAGGACCACCGCCCGCTCTACGACTGGGTGCTGGACCAGCTTCCGGTCAAATGCCACCCACAGCAGATCGAGTTCGCCCGGCTGAATCTGAGCTACACCGTGATGAGCAAGAGAAAGCTTCTGGAACTGGTGCAGGAGAAGCTGGTCGACGGCTGGGACGACCCGCGCATGCCGACCCTGGTCGGCCTGAGAAGACGCGGCTTCACTCCGCAGTCCATCGTCAACTTCTGCGAGACCATCGGCGTGGGCAAGAGCGACAGCTTCATCGACATGAGCATCCTGGAAGAGTCGGTGCGCGAGGACCTGAACGTCCGCGCCCCGCGCGCCATGTCCGTGCTGCGCCCGCTGAAGCTCGTCATAGAGGGGTACCCGGAAGGGGAAAGCGAGGAATTCGAGGCAGCTAACCACCCCAACGATCCGGAAATGGGAACGCGCAAGGTTCCCTTCTCCAAGACCGTCTACATCGAAAGGGACGACTTCCAGGAGGAGCCCGCCAAGGGTTTCTTCCGCCTGGCCCCCGGCCGCGAAGTGCGGCTTCGCTACGCCTACATCATCCGCTGCGAATCGGTGGTTAAGGATGAAAACGGGGAGATCGTCGAGGTCCGCTGCAGCTACGACACCGGTTCCCGCGGCGGGAGCGCCCCGGACGGCAGGAAGATCAAGGGGACCATCCACTGGGTGAGCGCCGACCACGCTGTCGACGCCGAAGTGCGCCTGTACGACCGCCTGTTCAGCACACCGAACCCTGGAGGGAAGAACGAGCCGGACTACCGCAGCTCGATCAACCCGAAATCGATCGAGGTCCTCTCCGGCTGCAAGCTGGAGCCTTCGCTCGCCGGCGCCACCCTGGAGAACCGCTACCAGTTCGAGAGGCTCGGCTACTTCTGTCTGGACTCCAAGGATTCCAAACCGGAGGCGCTGGTGTTCAACCGCACGGCCACGCTGCGCGACTCGTGGAGCGAGCAGAAGAAGTAG
- the cysS gene encoding cysteine--tRNA ligase, whose amino-acid sequence MPLRVYNTLTGSKEEFVPINPGKVGMYVCGVTVYDHCHIGHARANVVFDMIYRHLRSKGLEVTYVRNYTDIDDKIINRANRDGVPYNEISERFIKEFDNDMARLMLQLPTFQPKATEHIPEIIALVQTLIDKGFAYQSGSDVFYRVDRFEGYLKLSKRNLEDMQAGARIDVDERKEHPMDFALWKGAKPGEPYWESPWGQGRPGWHIECSAMSTKFLGETLDIHGGGKDLIFPHHENEIAQSEAASGKPFVKYWLHNGFVNINSEKMSKSLGNFFTIKEILESYDAEVLRFFLLSAHYRSPIDFSDQNLKEAELGLERIYKALAGIYERLASGANTPAGADNAEFVEKVAGFAGRFGDAMDDDFNTALALGHLFDLVRVINRELPTASTGLLEQAKAEVAKMAAVLGICDSVPAAFLQRMKDRKTSDIEMSAEEIEALIAERAEARKAKNFKRGDEIRDLLLEKNIVLLDSAQGTTWKVK is encoded by the coding sequence ATGCCCCTACGCGTCTACAACACCCTTACCGGCAGCAAGGAAGAATTCGTACCGATCAACCCCGGCAAGGTCGGCATGTACGTCTGCGGCGTAACGGTCTACGACCACTGCCATATCGGTCACGCCCGCGCCAACGTGGTGTTCGACATGATCTACCGCCACCTCCGCTCCAAGGGGCTAGAGGTCACCTACGTCAGGAACTACACGGACATCGACGACAAGATCATCAACCGCGCCAACCGCGACGGCGTCCCCTATAACGAGATCTCCGAGCGCTTCATCAAGGAATTCGACAACGACATGGCGCGGCTCATGCTGCAGCTCCCCACCTTCCAGCCCAAGGCGACGGAACACATCCCCGAGATCATCGCACTGGTGCAGACGCTGATCGACAAGGGGTTCGCCTACCAGTCCGGCTCCGACGTCTTCTACCGCGTGGACCGCTTCGAGGGATACCTGAAGCTTTCCAAGCGGAACCTCGAAGACATGCAGGCGGGCGCCCGCATAGACGTGGACGAAAGGAAGGAACACCCCATGGACTTCGCCCTCTGGAAAGGGGCGAAGCCTGGCGAGCCGTACTGGGAATCCCCCTGGGGCCAGGGAAGGCCGGGGTGGCACATCGAGTGCTCCGCAATGAGCACCAAGTTCCTGGGCGAGACCCTCGACATCCACGGCGGCGGTAAGGACCTGATCTTCCCGCACCACGAGAACGAAATCGCGCAGTCGGAGGCGGCGTCCGGGAAACCCTTCGTCAAGTACTGGCTGCACAATGGCTTCGTCAACATCAACTCGGAGAAGATGTCCAAGTCCCTAGGGAACTTCTTCACCATCAAGGAGATCCTGGAGAGCTACGACGCGGAGGTGCTCCGCTTCTTCCTCCTTTCGGCCCACTACCGCTCGCCGATCGACTTCTCGGACCAGAACCTGAAAGAAGCCGAGCTCGGGCTAGAGCGGATCTACAAGGCGCTGGCCGGCATATACGAGCGGCTGGCAAGCGGGGCGAACACCCCCGCGGGCGCGGATAACGCCGAGTTCGTCGAGAAGGTCGCCGGGTTTGCAGGGCGCTTCGGCGACGCCATGGACGACGACTTCAACACCGCGCTGGCTCTGGGGCATCTCTTCGACCTGGTGCGCGTAATCAACAGGGAGCTTCCCACCGCATCGACCGGGCTCCTAGAACAGGCCAAGGCCGAGGTGGCCAAGATGGCCGCCGTGCTCGGGATCTGCGACTCCGTTCCCGCCGCGTTCCTGCAGCGCATGAAGGATCGCAAGACCTCCGACATTGAGATGTCGGCAGAGGAGATAGAGGCGCTGATAGCCGAGCGCGCCGAGGCGAGGAAGGCGAAGAACTTCAAGCGGGGGGACGAGATCAGAGACCTGCTCCTGGAAAAGAACATCGTCCTTTTGGACAGCGCGCAGGGTACTACCTGGAAGGTGAAGTAA
- a CDS encoding sigma 54-interacting transcriptional regulator: MYPIVTITDHCRKCYSCVRSCPVKAIKVEKSYTEIIAERCIGCGNCMSHCPQHAKVIADNVAVTNEHLSSGEPVVAVLGCSFPSFFHHCSPGQLSAGLRRLGFVEVHEGASGVELIAGEYRDAIDNAKLPLISSHCPAVVDLVERHYPQLIENLVGVVTHMVAMGRFLKQVWEGKAKVIYISSCIAGKFEVQAEQTKGAVDVLLTYRELESIFKERGIDLATLEEEPLDGKEPHMGRIFPLSQGSFQAFGIEADPLDTEVVTAEGEVNVMGIIKDLAAGRISPKLVDLRFCYDGCIGGPGRNQALTEFSRRNLVISHHRKRIPYRTSQAYLDAAPVSLSRTFADKYAKLPTPKAGDVKKILHATNKFTQKDELNCRACGYRTCREYAVAVFQGLADLEMCLPHNLQQLEEERGRLIEKYELAKRELDRYGDEFIVGSDRNTLEVLDQIKQVGPTPTTVLVRGESGTGKELAARAIHRYSKRNDKPLVTVNCTTITDSLLESELFGHKKGSFTGAIMEKKGLFEAAHGGTIFLDEIGDITPKLQAELLRVLDLGEVRPVGGTAAKRVDVRLIAATNKSLEDGVREGWFREDLYYRLNVFSITMPPLRERVESIPQLAHYFLEKARKKLNKHIDGIEERAVSAMVKYPWPGNIREMQNVIERAAVLTHDEIIKLGNLPLAFAESYAEEAEDVFDLRSFKKEREPHVLRVEKKLIQRYLADAGGNVSKAAQLANIPRRTFYRLLAKHGLKGRTIRAREEAED, from the coding sequence ATGTACCCCATTGTCACCATCACCGACCATTGCCGCAAATGCTACTCCTGCGTCCGAAGCTGCCCGGTAAAGGCGATCAAGGTGGAGAAGAGCTACACCGAGATCATCGCCGAGCGCTGCATCGGCTGCGGCAACTGCATGAGCCACTGCCCCCAGCACGCTAAGGTGATCGCCGATAACGTTGCGGTAACCAACGAGCACCTTTCTTCGGGAGAGCCGGTTGTCGCGGTGCTCGGCTGCTCGTTCCCTTCCTTTTTCCACCACTGCTCGCCGGGCCAACTGTCGGCCGGGCTGAGGCGGCTTGGATTTGTCGAGGTGCACGAGGGGGCCAGCGGGGTGGAACTCATCGCCGGCGAATACCGCGACGCCATCGACAATGCGAAGCTGCCGCTCATCTCCTCCCACTGCCCGGCCGTCGTCGATCTGGTCGAGCGGCATTACCCGCAGTTGATCGAGAACCTGGTGGGGGTGGTGACGCACATGGTGGCCATGGGGCGCTTCCTGAAACAGGTCTGGGAGGGGAAGGCCAAGGTCATCTACATCAGCTCGTGCATCGCCGGCAAGTTCGAGGTGCAGGCGGAGCAGACCAAGGGGGCAGTGGACGTCCTCCTCACCTACCGCGAGCTGGAGTCCATCTTCAAGGAGCGGGGGATCGATCTCGCCACGCTGGAGGAGGAGCCTTTAGACGGCAAGGAGCCGCACATGGGAAGGATCTTCCCCCTGTCGCAAGGTTCCTTCCAGGCCTTCGGCATAGAGGCGGACCCGCTCGACACCGAGGTGGTCACCGCCGAAGGTGAAGTCAACGTCATGGGGATCATCAAGGACCTCGCGGCGGGGAGGATCAGCCCGAAGCTCGTCGATCTCCGTTTCTGCTACGACGGTTGCATCGGAGGCCCGGGGCGGAACCAGGCGCTGACCGAATTCTCCCGGCGCAACCTGGTCATCTCCCACCACCGGAAGAGGATCCCCTATCGCACCTCGCAGGCCTATCTGGACGCAGCTCCGGTGTCGCTTTCGCGCACCTTCGCCGACAAGTACGCCAAGCTCCCCACCCCCAAGGCGGGGGACGTGAAGAAGATCTTGCACGCCACCAACAAGTTCACCCAGAAGGACGAGCTGAACTGCCGCGCCTGCGGCTACCGGACCTGCCGCGAGTACGCCGTCGCCGTATTCCAGGGACTTGCCGACCTGGAGATGTGCCTGCCGCACAACCTGCAACAGCTGGAGGAGGAACGCGGGAGGCTGATCGAGAAGTACGAGCTGGCGAAAAGGGAGCTCGACCGCTACGGCGACGAGTTCATCGTGGGGAGCGACCGCAACACGCTGGAGGTGCTGGACCAGATCAAGCAGGTGGGACCGACGCCGACCACCGTCCTCGTTCGCGGCGAATCCGGGACCGGCAAGGAGCTTGCGGCGCGCGCCATTCACCGCTACTCCAAGAGAAACGACAAGCCGCTGGTCACGGTCAACTGCACCACCATCACCGACTCGCTCCTGGAGAGTGAACTCTTCGGCCACAAGAAGGGTTCGTTCACCGGTGCCATCATGGAAAAAAAGGGTCTCTTCGAGGCGGCGCACGGTGGCACCATCTTCCTCGACGAGATCGGGGACATCACGCCTAAGCTGCAGGCGGAGTTGTTGCGGGTGCTGGACTTGGGCGAGGTGAGGCCGGTCGGGGGGACTGCCGCGAAAAGGGTCGATGTCCGTCTTATAGCGGCAACTAATAAATCGCTGGAGGACGGGGTCCGCGAAGGTTGGTTCCGCGAGGACCTCTATTACCGTCTCAACGTCTTCTCCATCACCATGCCCCCCTTGCGGGAAAGGGTGGAGTCGATCCCGCAGCTGGCGCACTATTTCCTGGAAAAGGCGCGCAAGAAACTCAACAAGCACATCGACGGCATCGAGGAACGGGCGGTCAGCGCCATGGTGAAATACCCCTGGCCCGGCAACATCCGGGAGATGCAGAACGTGATTGAGCGCGCCGCCGTGCTCACCCACGACGAGATCATCAAGCTGGGGAACCTCCCGCTTGCCTTCGCCGAAAGCTACGCCGAGGAGGCCGAGGACGTCTTCGACCTGCGCTCCTTCAAAAAGGAGCGGGAACCCCATGTGCTGCGGGTCGAGAAGAAGCTGATCCAGCGATATCTTGCCGATGCGGGTGGGAATGTGTCAAAAGCGGCACAACTGGCCAACATCCCGAGGCGCACTTTTTACCGCCTTTTGGCGAAACACGGGCTCAAAGGTCGCACCATAAGGGCGAGGGAGGAAGCCGAGGATTAG